Proteins encoded together in one Camelina sativa cultivar DH55 chromosome 9, Cs, whole genome shotgun sequence window:
- the LOC109126500 gene encoding uncharacterized protein LOC109126500: protein MIRTPDMNILSFKWVFKTKLKPDGTVDKLKTRLVAKVFEQKEGIDYFETFNQVARTAMIRLVLDTTTNCEWHVKQLDVSNAFFHGELQEPIKSVPSMFVCHHNQETLVLLFYVDNKLLIGSDSSLLDQLLQALNNRFSMKDVGPPSYFSGIEFESYKNVQFLHQAAYASDILHQAGMSECNPMPTPLPKHLEKLDNTPFVEPTYFRSLAGKLQYLTITRPDL from the exons ATGATTCGAACTCCCG ATATGAACATCTTGTCTTTTAAGTGGGTCTTCAAGACTAAACTCAAGCCAGACGGCACAGTAGACAAACTAAAAACACGTCTTGTAGCCAAAGTATTTGAACAAAAAGAAGGGATTGACTACTTCGAAACATTCAACCAAGTGGCTCGAACAGCAATGATACGTCTAGTTCTTGATACGACTACTAACTGTGAATGGCATGTCAAACAACTTGATGTGTCCAATGCTTTCTTTCATGGTGAGCTTCAAGAACCAAT CAAATCTGTTCCCTCAATGTTTGTCTGCCATCACAATCAGGAGACCCTTGTTCTACTCTTCTATGTCGACAACAAACTACTCATTGGAAGTGATAGTTCCTTACTGGATCAACTTCTTCAAGCATTAAACAACCGCTTCTCTATGAAAGATGTTGGCCCTCCAAGTTACTTTTCTGGAATAGAATTTGAGTCTTACAAGAATGTGCAGTTTCTACATCAAGCGGCATATGCATCAGACATTCTTCATCAAGCAGGCATGTCAGAATGCAACCCCATGCCAACCCCTTTGCCAAAACACCTTGAGAAGCTCGATAACACACCGTTTGTTGAGCCAACATATTTCAGAAGTCTAGCCGGCAAGCTCCAATACTTGACAATCACAAGACCAGACCTTTAG
- the LOC104713975 gene encoding uncharacterized protein LOC104713975 — translation MTRKEKDQGKRKNDCEDEKKKTELEWKHEDCAQPLGDVSKITGERQKKKNHFKAFKFHDKHYKLEDSVLLVSEDPDRKPYIAIIKDIYIPNKEKYVKLEVQWFYRPEDVDKKSIGNWESKGTRSIFYSFHRDEVFAESVEHKCIVNFVPEDKQIPNRREHPGFIVQEVYDIVKKKLRKLSDDDFDVHQKQEIDHLVAETVLRVGALPDIGEENQTTKTSSCKGSVRKRYSRKAETTSPKTRLKCKSILEDFELLTGNLDRDKTLDELLKAFKHKCRTTKKHDGKSDYYWPDDVVPVVRALEQVLHDSFGEDMSKHKQKLEILTDELKISRVLAWRILGGELKLNQVITMTQYELKRGFTFDEITVDLDE, via the exons ATGACCCGCAAGGAAAAGGATCAGGGGAAGCGGAAGAATGATTGCgaggatgagaaaaagaaaacagagctAGAGTGGAAACATGAGGACTGTGCGCAGCCACTCGGCGATGTGAGTAAGATAACTGGcgagagacaaaagaaaaaaaatcatttcaaggCATTCAAGTTTCATGACAAACATTATAAGCTG GAGGATTCAGTGCTATTGGTTTCAGAGGACCCAGACCGCAAGCCCTATATTGCCATCATAAAG GATATTTAtataccaaacaaagaaaaatatgtgaagCTTGAGGTACAGTGGTTTTATCGTCCGGAAGATGTAGATAAAAAATCTATTGGAAATTGGGAATCCAAAGGTACAAGAAGCATATTCTACAGTTTTCATCGCGATGAGGTATTTGCTGAATCTGTGGAACACAAGTGTATTGTGAATTTCGTGCCAGAGGATAAGCAAATTCCAAACCGTAGAGAGCATCCTGGCTTCATCGTGCAAGAGGTTTATGATATTGTGAAGAAAAAGCTAAGGAAGCTTAGTGATGATGACTTTGACGTGCATCAAAAGCAAGAAATTGATCATCTTGTGGCAGAGACGGTTTTAAGAGTTGGTGCTCTTCCTGACATTGGGGAGGAAAACCAAACTACTAAGACTTCAAGTTGTAAAGGATCTGTCCGGAAAAGGTATAGCAGAAAAGCTGAGACAACAAGTCCTAAAACCAGACTGAAATGTAAGTCGATCTTGGAGGATTTTGAATTGTTAACTGGTAATTTGGATCGCGACAAGACATTAGATGAGCTTCTGAAAGCATTTAAGCACAAGTGTCGTACAACAAAGAAACATGATGGTAAATCTGATTATTACTGGCCAGATGATGTTGTTCCGGTTGTTCGAGCTCTTGAGCAGGTTTTGCATGATTCTTTTGGAGAAGATATGTCGAAGCATAAACAAAAGTTGGAGATTCTGACCGATGAACTCAAG ATATCACGAGTGCTAGCTTGGCGAATTTTAGGTGGCGAATTAAAACTTAATCAAGTTATAACGATGACGCAGTATGAGCTAAAG CGTGGTTTCACTTTTGATGAAATAACGGTCGACCTTGATGAGTAA